A stretch of Eschrichtius robustus isolate mEscRob2 chromosome 6, mEscRob2.pri, whole genome shotgun sequence DNA encodes these proteins:
- the CCDC39 gene encoding coiled-coil domain-containing protein 39, whose amino-acid sequence MSSEFLAELNWEEGFAIPVANEENKILEDLLSKLRDERSSFQDQLRDYEDRINAMTSHFKNVKQEFLFTQSLCKAREHETESEEHFKMIAERELGRVKDEMQRLENEITSIREKKSDKENYIFKTTQKLDGLKCQMNWDQQALEAWLEESAHKDSDALTLQKYARQDDNKIRALTLQLERLTVECNQRRKVLDNELAETLSAQLELDKAAQDFRKIHNERQELIQQWENTIEQMQKRDRDIDNCALALAKIKQEIREKENLVKEKIKFLESEIGNNTEYEKKISVADRKVLKCRTEYQCHETNRIQLKDELDSLKATVNRSSSDLEALRKNISKIKKDINEETTRLHKIKNHNQIVRKKLKQITEKTTSVEEKATNLEDMLREEERGAKEVEVQLNIVKDVLFKKVQELQTETMKEKAVVSEIEGTRSSLKHLNHQLHKLDFETLQQQEIMYSQDFYIQQVERRMSRLKGEINSEEKQTLEAKTVELQKTLEEKKSTFNLLETQIKQLHNDLYFIKKSNSKNRDEKQSLMTKINELNLFNDRSEKELNKAKALKQDLMIEDNLLKLEVKRIREMLHNKAKEVLSLEERKQQLHTAMEERTEEIKVHKKMLASQIRCVDQERQNISAEFHERLSKIDKLKNRYEILTVVMLPPEGEEEKTQAYYVIKAAQEKEELQREGDSLDAKINKAEKEIYALGNTLQVLNSCNNNYKQSFKKVTPSSAEYEVKIQLEEQKRAVDEKHRYKQRQIRELQEDIQSMENTLAVIEHLTNNVKEKISEKQAYALQLRRETEEQKPKLERVTKQCAKLIKEIRLLKDTKDETLEEQDIKLREVKQLHKIIDEMLVDITEENAEIGIILQTYFQQSGLALPTASTKGSRHSSRSPSQTSLVSARSSKSTSTSASQTSIKVLELNFPASSLTGSTSRPTSASSGSSNGKSKKSSK is encoded by the exons TTGTCAAAGCTGCGGGATGAAAGGTCAAGCTTTCAAGATCAGCTACGTGACTATGAAGATCGAATTAATGCTATGACTTCTCACTTCAAAAATGTTAAGCAAGAATTCTTATTTACCCAG TCTCTTTGCAAAGCCAGGGAGCATGAGACTGAAAGTGAAGAACATTTTAAGATGATTGCTGAAAGAGAACTGGGACGAGTGAAGGATGAAATGCAACGACTGGAAAATGAGATAACTTCAATACGGGAAAAGAAAAGTGATAAGGAA AATTACATATTTAAAACTACTCAAAAACTGGATGGTTTGAAATGTCAAATGAACTGGGACCAGCAAGCATTGGAGGCATGGCTGGAAGAATCGGCTCATAAAGATAGTGATGCCCTCACTCTTCAGAAGTATGCACGACAAGATGATAATAAAATTAGG GCACTGACCCTGCAATTAGAAAGACTGACAGTGGaatgtaatcagagaagaaaggtaCTTGACAATGAACTTGCAGAGACTCTAAGTGCACAG TTAGAATTGGATAAAGCAGCCCAAGATTTTCGTAAGATTCATAATGAAAGGCAAGAACTCATTCAACAGTGGGAGAACACAATAGAACAGATGCAGAAGAGAGATCGAGACATCGATAACTGTGCCTTG GCATTAGCAAAGATAAAGcaggaaataagagaaaaagaaaatttggttAAGGAAAAGATCAAGTTTTTGGAAAGTGAGATTGGGAATAACACAgagtatgagaaaaaaatttctgttgcTGATcgtaaagttttaaaatgtagaacGGAATATCAATGTCATGAAACTAATCGAATTCAGCTGAAGGATGAG CTGGATTCTTTAAAAGCCACTGTGAATAGAAGTTCCAGTGATTTAGAAGctctgaggaaaaatatttccaaaataaagaaggacattaatgaagaaacaacaag gttacacaaaattaaaaatcataatcagattgtaagaaaaaaattaaagcagataACTGAGAAAACTACATCTGTAGAGGAGAAAGCTACCAACTTGGAAGACATgctaagggaagaagaaagaggtgCGAAA GAAGTAGAAGTTCAGTTGAACATAGTGAAGGATGTGCTATTTAAGAAAGTTCAGGAATTACAGACTgagacaatgaaagaaaaagcTGTTGTATCTGAAATTGAAGGAACCCGTTCTTCTCTAAAGCACCTCAACCATCAGTTACATAAACTGGACTTTGAAACCTTACAGCAGCAAGAAATTATGTACAGTCAG GATTTCTACATTCAACAAGTGGAACGCCGAATGTCACGgttaaagggagaaattaactcagaagaaaaacaaaccctTGAAGCAAAAACTGTTGAACTTCAAAAGACATTGGAAGAGAAAAAATCTACATTTAACCTTTTGGAAACACAGATCAAGCAGCTTCAT AATGATCTTTACTTTATCAAGAAGTCAAATAGTAAAAATCGTGATGAAAAACAGTCCCTCATgaccaaaataaatgaactaaaccTCTTCAATGACAGATCAGAGAAAGAACTTAATAAAGCCAAAGCTTTGAAACAG GATTTGATGATAGAAGACAATCTTTTAAAACTTGAGGTTAAACGTATTCGAGAAATGCTTCACAATAAGGCAAAAGAAGTTCTTTctctggaagaaagaaaacagcaattACACACGGCTATGGAAGAACGGACCGAAGAAATTAAGGTTCACAAAAAAATGCTTGCATCACAAATAAGATGTGTTGATCAAGAACGGCAAAATATAAG TGCTGAGTTTCATGAGCGGCTAAGTAAAATTGATAAGCTGAAGAATAGATATGAAATTCTTACTGTTGTTATGCTGCCTcctgagggagaagaggagaaaacGCAGGCCTATTATGTAATAAAG GCTgctcaagaaaaagaagaacttcAAAGGGAAGGTGACAGTTTGGATGCTAAGATCAACAAAGCTGAAAAAGAAATCTATGCTCTAGGAAACACCTTGCAAGTGCTGAACAGCTGCAACAACAATTACAAACAATCTTTTAAGAAAGTGACTCCATCTA gTGCTGAGTATGAGGTAAAAATTcaactagaagaacaaaagagagcTGTTGATGAAAAACacagatacaaacaaagacaaatCAGAGAACTACAGGAAGATATCCAG AGCATGGAAAATACTTTAGCAGTTATAGAACATTTAACAAATaatgtcaaagaaaaaatatcagagaAGCAAGCTTATGCACTTCAACTAAGGagagaaactgaggaacagaagcCAAAATTAGAGAGAGTAACTAAACAG TGTGCAAAACTCATCAAGGAAATCCGTCTTTTGAAAGACACGAAAGATGAAACACTAGAAGAACAAGACATCAAACTTCGTGAAGTGAAACAGCTTCACAAGATCATTGATGAAATGTTAGTTGATATCACAGAAGAAAATGCTGAGATTGGTATTATCCTTCAAACATACTTTCAACAG AGTGGTTTAGCACTACCTACAGCTAGTACTAAAGGGAGTCGTCACAGTTCTAGATCTCCTTCCCAGACTTCACTGGTATCAGCAAG GTCATCTAAGAGTACAAGTACTTCTGCTTCTCAGACTTCAATTAAAGTATTAGAGCTGAACTTCCCAGCCTCTTCACTAACTGGCAGCACTTCTAGACCAACTAGTGCTAGCAGTGGCTCCAgtaatggtaaaagcaaaaagagcagcaaataa